From the genome of Paludisphaera rhizosphaerae, one region includes:
- a CDS encoding reverse transcriptase family protein, producing the protein MLNVRSERCLADILGVTVHALKVDLGRLNRDVREFQLIDPARPDKVREVIQIVGAWRRHLDRLMERLLLPRITPSIHNHGGVKGRSIFTNASAHAENVYVYTADVRDFFPSIHHRRVYRLFFGRFGCSPDVASICTRLCTHNYHLAVGLPSSPLLADQAMREVDERIHGACQSAGLTYTRFVDDLTISGGFDFAGSGFLKLLPRILEKHGFRLNPRKIEIGRLDDGPQVTKLWVNRGRPDVAREFIQRLMEQMEDAERLANGGDFVGPYFTPDQIYGRVCFVRSIRWGRGRDLMRRYRSVQWSKVEAEAGRLGLVAERKRLIPKPKEEAG; encoded by the coding sequence ATGCTCAACGTCCGGTCGGAGAGATGTCTGGCCGACATATTGGGCGTCACCGTTCACGCGCTGAAGGTCGACCTCGGGCGCTTGAACCGGGATGTCCGCGAGTTCCAACTGATCGACCCCGCCAGACCGGACAAGGTGCGGGAGGTAATCCAGATCGTCGGGGCCTGGCGCAGACATCTCGACAGGTTGATGGAGCGGTTGCTCCTGCCCAGGATCACGCCCTCCATCCATAATCACGGAGGGGTGAAGGGTCGGTCGATTTTCACGAACGCATCGGCCCACGCCGAAAACGTTTACGTCTACACAGCAGACGTTAGAGACTTCTTCCCTTCGATCCATCACCGGCGCGTTTACAGGCTCTTCTTCGGTCGCTTCGGCTGTTCGCCGGACGTCGCGAGCATCTGCACCCGGCTTTGCACGCACAACTATCACTTGGCGGTCGGACTCCCCTCGAGCCCGCTGCTCGCGGACCAAGCGATGCGAGAGGTCGACGAGCGAATCCACGGTGCTTGCCAGTCTGCGGGGCTGACCTACACGCGATTCGTCGACGACCTGACGATCTCGGGAGGATTCGACTTTGCGGGCAGCGGGTTCCTGAAACTCCTTCCGCGTATCCTCGAGAAGCATGGCTTTCGCTTGAATCCCAGAAAGATCGAGATCGGCCGTCTCGACGACGGGCCTCAGGTGACGAAGCTGTGGGTCAATAGGGGGCGGCCTGACGTCGCGCGAGAGTTCATTCAAAGGCTTATGGAGCAGATGGAGGACGCCGAACGATTGGCCAACGGCGGTGATTTCGTGGGCCCATACTTCACGCCGGACCAAATCTACGGTCGCGTTTGCTTCGTACGCTCTATTCGATGGGGCCGAGGCAGAGACTTGATGCGACGCTATCGATCGGTGCAGTGGTCGAAGGTCGAAGCGGAAGCCGGGCGTCTCGGGCTCGTGGCAGAGCGGAAGCGCCTCATCCCGAAGCCAAAAGAAGAAGCCGGTTGA
- a CDS encoding class I SAM-dependent methyltransferase yields MSLGVQGTLNCTLSPREQMSFCGMEHYWKAGQSALACIEDGLRAAGRPEVGFDGAPYGVWTILDLPCGQGRVLRHLRRGFPQARITASDLEREGVEFCAATFDAIPLHSNDDPSKLPLPVDHFDLIWVGSLFTHVDAPKWDLFLESFRRALRPRGVLVFTTHGNKACKNMKRRGATYGHSDAELDALTTGYDQNGFAYGRYTGLDWNYGTSLSSLNWVSRRIEDSQGLQLVHAVEEGWDRHQDCYTCVRTD; encoded by the coding sequence ATGAGCCTGGGAGTCCAGGGAACGCTGAATTGCACGCTGTCCCCCCGCGAGCAGATGAGCTTCTGCGGCATGGAGCATTACTGGAAAGCGGGCCAGTCGGCGCTGGCGTGCATTGAGGACGGCCTTCGCGCCGCGGGCCGACCCGAAGTCGGCTTCGACGGAGCCCCTTACGGCGTCTGGACGATCCTCGACCTGCCCTGCGGCCAGGGACGAGTCCTGCGCCACCTGCGCCGGGGATTCCCCCAGGCCCGGATCACGGCGTCCGACCTCGAGCGCGAAGGCGTTGAATTCTGCGCCGCCACGTTCGACGCGATCCCGCTCCACTCCAACGACGACCCTTCGAAACTCCCCCTGCCCGTCGACCACTTCGACCTGATCTGGGTCGGTTCGCTCTTCACGCACGTCGACGCGCCGAAGTGGGACCTCTTCCTGGAGTCGTTCCGCCGCGCGCTCCGCCCGAGGGGCGTGCTCGTCTTCACAACGCACGGCAACAAGGCCTGCAAGAACATGAAGCGTCGCGGAGCGACCTACGGCCACAGCGACGCCGAACTCGACGCGCTGACGACAGGTTACGACCAAAACGGCTTCGCCTACGGCCGCTACACCGGCCTGGACTGGAACTACGGCACGAGCCTCTCATCCCTGAATTGGGTGAGCCGCCGAATCGAAGACTCCCAGGGCCTCCAGCTTGTCCATGCCGTTGAGGAAGGATGGGACCGCCACCAGGACTGCTACACCTGCGTCCGCACCGACTGA
- the pyk gene encoding pyruvate kinase: protein MSNAQVEPVGKVRTKIVATLGPASRDPAMLRRLAEAGVDVFRLNFSHGSHAEHSATFEAIQEVARDLGRQIAVLQDLCGPKIRLGTIAGDVVACDLDAEFVLTSKPTEPENPHELTCTYKELPDDLDVGQVVLFADGTVGMTVLEKRPAWVRMKVTLPGRIRSNQGINVPGAALSVSALTDKDLADLEWTAKHDVSYVGLSFVRHAADVTRLRSELEARGSRARIISKIEKPQAVANLESIVAESDGIMVARGDLGVEIDVAKVPAVQKRIIEICHKARVPVITATQMLNSMESSSRPTRAEASDVFNAVLDGTDAVMLSGETAIGQYPVDAVSMMSQIAHEAENLIFARYEEGFGDWLAVRKDAPGGPSRPVSRAGQVLPITEAVVESASHVASRLRAALMVVATHSGRTALALSKQRNATPTLALTDDAEVAQAMALYWGVTPLHIPELFDTGQVLAFADEWCRRSDLINTGDRLVVVRGVIPDNPSHNALLVHEVE from the coding sequence ATGTCGAACGCCCAGGTCGAGCCGGTCGGCAAAGTCAGAACCAAGATCGTGGCCACGCTGGGCCCGGCGTCGCGCGATCCGGCGATGCTGCGGCGTCTGGCCGAGGCGGGAGTGGACGTCTTCCGGCTTAATTTCTCGCACGGCTCGCACGCCGAGCACTCGGCGACGTTCGAGGCGATCCAGGAGGTCGCACGCGACCTGGGCCGTCAAATCGCCGTTCTTCAGGATCTCTGCGGACCCAAAATCCGGCTGGGGACGATCGCCGGCGACGTGGTGGCGTGCGACCTGGATGCTGAGTTCGTCCTGACGTCGAAGCCGACCGAGCCCGAGAACCCTCACGAGCTGACCTGCACCTACAAGGAATTGCCCGACGACCTGGACGTGGGCCAGGTGGTGCTCTTCGCCGACGGCACGGTCGGCATGACGGTGCTTGAGAAGAGGCCGGCCTGGGTCCGGATGAAGGTGACGCTCCCCGGGCGGATCCGGTCCAACCAGGGGATCAACGTCCCCGGGGCGGCCCTGAGCGTCTCGGCCCTGACGGACAAGGACCTGGCCGACCTGGAGTGGACGGCCAAGCACGACGTCTCGTACGTCGGCCTCTCGTTCGTGCGCCACGCGGCCGACGTGACGCGGCTACGGTCCGAGTTGGAAGCGCGCGGCAGCCGGGCCCGGATCATCTCCAAGATCGAGAAGCCCCAGGCGGTCGCCAACCTGGAATCGATCGTCGCCGAATCCGACGGCATCATGGTGGCCCGCGGCGATCTGGGGGTGGAGATCGACGTCGCCAAGGTTCCGGCCGTCCAGAAGCGGATCATCGAGATCTGCCACAAGGCGCGAGTGCCCGTGATCACGGCCACCCAGATGCTCAACAGCATGGAGTCGTCCAGCCGCCCCACCCGCGCGGAGGCGTCCGACGTCTTCAACGCCGTGCTCGACGGCACCGACGCCGTGATGCTCTCCGGAGAGACGGCGATCGGTCAGTACCCCGTCGACGCCGTTTCGATGATGAGCCAGATCGCTCACGAGGCCGAAAACCTGATTTTCGCCCGCTATGAGGAGGGCTTCGGCGACTGGCTGGCGGTCCGCAAGGACGCTCCCGGCGGCCCGAGCCGGCCGGTCTCTCGCGCCGGCCAGGTGCTGCCGATCACTGAGGCCGTCGTTGAATCGGCCAGCCATGTGGCCTCCAGGCTCCGTGCGGCGCTGATGGTCGTGGCCACGCACTCGGGAAGGACGGCCCTGGCGCTCTCCAAGCAGCGCAACGCCACGCCGACCCTGGCTCTGACCGACGACGCCGAGGTCGCCCAGGCGATGGCCCTGTACTGGGGCGTCACCCCGCTGCACATCCCCGAACTGTTCGACACCGGCCAGGTGCTGGCCTTCGCCGACGAATGGTGCCGCCGCAGCGACCTGATCAACACCGGCGACCGCCTGGTCGTCGTCCGCGGCGTCATCCCCGACAACCCCAGCCACAACGCCCTGCTCGTCCACGAGGTCGAGTAA
- a CDS encoding helix-turn-helix transcriptional regulator — protein MGIPLGKTSLYLRNCLELKQKEMAEALGISVVHYCNIENGKSVPSAELVDRYRDLWDVDLHVLGWSMFGDVSKLPRPLQESAAKLAEQWKRELAKKTVLQRSGND, from the coding sequence ATGGGCATACCACTAGGAAAGACGTCGCTCTATCTCCGTAACTGCCTCGAACTGAAGCAGAAGGAAATGGCCGAAGCGTTGGGCATCTCGGTCGTCCACTACTGCAACATCGAGAACGGGAAATCCGTCCCTTCCGCCGAACTCGTCGACCGATATCGCGATTTGTGGGACGTGGACCTGCACGTCCTGGGTTGGAGTATGTTCGGGGACGTGAGCAAGCTGCCCCGCCCGCTCCAGGAATCCGCGGCTAAGCTGGCCGAGCAATGGAAGCGAGAGTTGGCCAAGAAGACCGTCCTACAGCGGAGCGGCAACGACTGA